A stretch of Salvelinus alpinus chromosome 4, SLU_Salpinus.1, whole genome shotgun sequence DNA encodes these proteins:
- the LOC139574850 gene encoding vacuolar ATPase assembly integral membrane protein vma21-like translates to MEGYAKTSLSTTYAGAPDFRGNDSSLVSALKTLLFFTILMVTLPIGLYFASKAYIFEGSLQMSNSDSYFYAAIVAVLAVHVVLALFVYVAWNEGSTKDKGKHD, encoded by the exons ATGGAAGGATATGCCAAAACATCACTTAGCACCACGTATGCAGGTGCCCCGGATTTCAGAGG GAATGACAGTTCCCTGGTGTCTGCTCTGAAAACTCTTCTCTTCTTCACCATCCTGATGGTCACCCTGCCCATAGGACTGTACTTCGCATCAAAGGCATACATCTTTGAAG gttccCTACAGATGTCTAACTCAGACAGTTATTTCTATGCTGCCATCGTAGCTGTGCTGGCCGTACATGTGGTTCTGGCTCTGTTCGTCTACGTGGCCTGGAACGAGGGCTCCACCAAGGACAAGGGAAAACACGACTAA
- the LOC139574853 gene encoding gap junction beta-1 protein-like: MNWGSFYAVISGVNRHSTGIGRIWLSVIFIFRILVLVVAAESVWGDEKSGFTCNTEQPGCNSVCYDQFFPISHIRLWALQLILVSTPALLVAMHVAHRRHINKKILKKSGRVSPKELEQIKNQKFAIAGALWWTYMISVLFRIVLEVGFLYIFYLIYPDFKMFRLVKCDSYPCPNTVDCFVSRPTEKTIFTVFMLSVSGVCVLLNLAEVAYLIGRACLRCIHGNREENKVAGIGQKLSSYKQNEINQMIADQSKFKFTVGARKTSMEKGERCSAF, encoded by the coding sequence ATGAACTGGGGGTCCTTTTACGCCGTGATCAGCGGCGTAAACAGGCATTCCACCGGCATCGGCCGCATCTGGCTGTCTGTCATTTTCATCTTCAGAATCCTGGTCCTCGTGGTGGCGGCCGAGTCGGTCTGGGGTGACGAGAAGTCTGGATTCACCTGCAACACCGAGCAGCCCGGCTGCAACTCTGTCTGCTATGACCAGTTCTTTCCCATCTCACACATCCGCCTGTGGGCCTTGCAACTCATCCTGGTGTCCACGCCTGCTCTCCTAGTGGCCATGCATGTAGCCCATCGCAGACACATCAACAAGAAGATCCTGAAGAAGTCCGGGCGCGTTTCCCCTAAGGAGCTGGAACAAATCAAGAATCAGAAGTTTGCGATCGCAGGCGCCCTCTGGTGGACCTACATGATCAGTGTGCTGTTTAGGATCGTTCTGGAAGTCGGCTTCCTTTATATATTCTACCTGATCTACCCTGACTTCAAGATGTTCCGTCTGGTCAAGTGTGACTCGTACCCCTGTCCCAACACTGTGGACTGCTTCGTGTCGCGACCCACGGAGAAAACCATCTTCACCGTGTTCATGCTCTCCGTGTCGGGGGTGTGTGTTCTCCTCAACCTGGCCGAGGTGGCCTACCTGATTGGCAGAGCCTGTCTGAGGTGTATCCATGGTAACCGGGAAGAGAATAAGGTAGCAGGGATCGGTCAGAAACTGTCCTCCTACAAACAGAACGAAATCAACCAGATGATCGCTGACCAGTCGAAGTTCAAGTTCACCGTGGGAGCTAGGAAAACCTCtatggagaagggagagaggtgcTCTGCTTTCTAA
- the LOC139574852 gene encoding gap junction Cx32.2 protein-like → MGDWNLLGKLLEKAQEHSTVVGKVWLTVLFIFRILVLSAAAEKVWGDEQSGFTCDTKQPGCENVCYDITFPISHVRFWVLQIIFVSTPTLIYLGHILHLVRMEEKQKQREKDAERAGDKPPLLETKACKAPVRDDKGRVRLKGELLRTYVFNVIFKTLFEVGFIVMQYLLYGFQLQPMYTCDRSPCPNTVNCYISRPTEKTIFIIFMLVVAILSLFLNLIEMYHLGSTKCRQGIKYHREDLSSDSKEPSEVDEAVPYAPSYDPYHGGQPAYQVQSAYPPVPSYNMSPLSEETDSTYQPYHNKAAYKQNKDNLAVERSGSKQPDEEGDLKGKKGGGETWGGSEPGSPSLARAGRTAAKHGNNKTRIDDLKI, encoded by the exons ATGGGGGACTGGAATCTGTTGGGGAAGTTGTTGGAGAAAGCTCAGGAACACAGCACCGTAGTGGGAAAGGTCTGGCTCACGGTCCTCTTCATCTTTAGGATCTTGGTCCTGAGCGCCGCAGCAGAGAAG GTGTGGGGGGACGAGCAGTCGGGGTTCACCTGTGACACCAAGCAGCCTGGATGTGAGAACGTCTGTTATGACATCACCTTCCCCATCTCTCACGTCCGCTTCTGGGTCCTCCAGATCATCTTTGTCTCCACGCCCACTCTCATTTACCTGGGTCATATATTACACCTGGTGAGGATGGAGGAGAaacagaagcagagagagaaggacgcAGAGCGGGCCGGGGATAAACCACCCTTGCTGGAGACCAAGGCCTGTAAGGCCCCGGTGAGGGACGACAAGGGTAGGGTTCGACTGAAGGGGGAACTGCTCAGGACCTACGTGTTCAACGTCATCTTCAAGACGCTGTTCGAGGTGGGCTTCATCGTCATGCAGTACCTGCTCTACGGCTTCCAGCTGCAGCCCATGTACACCTGTGACCGCTCGCCCTGCCCCAACACAGTCAACTGTTACATCTCCCGACCCACAGAGAAAACCATCTTTATCATCTTCATGCTAGTAGTGGCCATTTTGTCTCTGTTCCTCAACCTGATAGAGATGTACCACCTGGGGTCCACTAAGTGTCGCCAGGGCATCAAGTACCACCGGGAGGATCTGAGCTCAGACTCCAAGGAGCCCAGCGAGGTGGACGAGGCAGTACCTTACGCTCCCAGCTACGACCCCTACCACGGAGGCCAGCCAGCCTACCAGGTCCAGTCGGCATACCCTCCTgtccccagctacaacatgtcCCCTCTATCTGAGGAGACTGACTCCACCTACCAGCCCTACCACAACAAGGCAGCCTACAAGCAGAACAAGGACAACTTGGCGGTGGAGAGGAGTGGCAGCAAGCAGCCGGACGAGGAGGGGGACTTGAAAGGGAAGAAAGGCGGAGGAGAAACGTGGGGGGGATCGGAGCCAGGTTCCCCATCTCTAGCCCGGGCTGGACGCACCGCTGCTAAACACGGCAACAACAAGACCAGAATAGACGATCTGAAGATCTGA